A single window of Mycolicibacterium aurum DNA harbors:
- a CDS encoding ATP-binding protein — translation MTLLFADVVRSMDLAATLDLERLREIMTEVVERSAAVLRRYGGTVEYHGDGVMAIFGAPTALEDHAFRACIAALAIQDDIKQLAAVVRRRDQAALQVRVGLNSGQVIAGEIGAGSLGYRATGKQVGLAQRMESVAPPGGVMLSESTALLVERAVRLAEPEWVHIKGVIEPVPARRLLAIDPHACSVGRTEADLVGRRQEMAALDALLERAINRHGGVVNVTGPPGIGKSRVAREIAAIARHRRVDVFWAFCESHATDVPFHAVTRLLREATGLTHLVGEEARARLRTTMPEADAQDLLLLDDLLGIADPDVPVPQIDPDTRRHRLTTLINTASLVRTKPVLYVIEDVHWIDAVSESLLGEFLAVIPRTSSMVLITNRPEYQGPLTRLVGIETMPLDSLGDSDTSALIGQLLGSHASVGELGLTIAERAAGNPFFAEEMVRELIQRGILDGEHGSYICRTDVAEVSVPATVQAAIGARVDRQPILAKRTLQAASIIGARFGAELLAALAMKPVFDTLVDAELIDQVRFTPSAEYAFRHPLIRAVVYESQLKTDRAEWHRRFAAVIEERAPESVEDNAALIAEHLEAAGELRAAYTWHMRAGAWLTNRDLTAARLSWRRASGIADLIPVDDPDHLSMRITPRTMLCATDLQAREAQESQSRFAELRELCRTAGDEVSLAIGMSGPATELLYAGRVREAAKLSSQQRALLESMDDPTPAMALAATAFCCWHGVLDFNQVLQWAQTIVDLAAGDPVKGAGYGIGSPLAIALAWRGTARWCLGGPGWRSDLHDAVALARQSNAETLSGAIAWTYGMAMQYGALRADASLLCAAEEAVQTAQCASNDRAMGLAAYTLAVGMLLQDDAADRRRGLDLMLMTREIWLRRRILFLIPVTDVWAAQESVRRGDRDASIKALRRAVDELGVGYPFYCVWATGVLVETLLARGTQGDLAEAHEAVNWLAALAAENDSVLFEITLLRLRALLTRAYGDETAYLDLAGRYRQCAESLGFEGHLAWARAMTDGRR, via the coding sequence GTGACGCTGCTGTTCGCCGACGTGGTGCGATCGATGGACCTCGCGGCCACTCTGGACCTGGAGCGTCTGCGCGAAATCATGACCGAAGTCGTAGAGCGGTCAGCGGCTGTGCTGCGGCGCTATGGCGGCACCGTGGAGTACCACGGCGACGGCGTAATGGCAATATTCGGTGCTCCAACAGCCTTGGAGGATCACGCTTTTCGGGCATGTATCGCCGCCCTGGCCATCCAGGACGATATCAAGCAGCTGGCCGCCGTGGTGCGGCGTCGCGACCAAGCGGCACTGCAAGTGCGGGTGGGGCTGAATTCGGGCCAGGTGATCGCTGGGGAGATCGGTGCAGGGTCCCTGGGCTATCGAGCCACCGGCAAGCAGGTCGGTTTGGCGCAGCGGATGGAATCGGTTGCTCCCCCGGGTGGCGTGATGTTGTCGGAGTCCACGGCCCTACTCGTCGAGCGGGCCGTACGGCTGGCTGAACCGGAATGGGTTCACATCAAAGGCGTCATCGAACCCGTTCCCGCGCGACGGCTGCTCGCGATCGACCCACATGCATGCTCGGTCGGCCGCACCGAAGCGGACCTTGTCGGACGACGCCAAGAAATGGCTGCGCTCGACGCATTGTTGGAGCGCGCGATCAATCGACACGGTGGCGTGGTGAATGTGACGGGACCGCCCGGCATCGGCAAGAGCCGGGTAGCACGCGAAATTGCCGCAATCGCCCGGCATCGTCGGGTCGACGTGTTCTGGGCCTTTTGCGAATCGCACGCCACCGACGTCCCGTTCCACGCGGTGACGCGGCTACTCCGGGAGGCCACGGGTCTGACACACCTCGTCGGCGAAGAAGCGCGCGCGCGGTTGCGGACCACGATGCCCGAGGCCGACGCGCAGGATCTCCTTCTGCTCGACGATCTTCTCGGCATCGCTGACCCTGACGTGCCGGTGCCACAGATCGACCCGGATACTCGTCGGCACCGGCTGACCACGCTGATCAACACCGCATCGCTGGTCCGCACTAAACCGGTGCTGTATGTCATCGAAGACGTGCACTGGATCGATGCGGTCAGCGAGTCGCTGTTGGGCGAGTTTCTCGCCGTCATCCCGCGAACATCGTCGATGGTGCTGATCACCAACCGCCCGGAGTACCAGGGGCCGCTCACACGGCTGGTCGGCATCGAAACCATGCCACTTGATTCACTGGGCGATTCGGACACCTCAGCCTTGATCGGGCAGCTACTGGGATCACATGCTTCGGTTGGCGAGCTCGGACTGACCATCGCCGAGCGAGCGGCCGGCAACCCGTTCTTCGCCGAGGAGATGGTGCGCGAGCTCATTCAGCGCGGCATTCTGGACGGTGAGCATGGAAGTTACATATGCCGCACGGATGTCGCCGAGGTAAGCGTCCCAGCCACAGTGCAGGCTGCCATCGGAGCACGCGTCGACCGTCAGCCCATACTGGCCAAACGCACGCTTCAAGCCGCATCGATCATCGGAGCCCGCTTCGGGGCGGAACTGCTTGCCGCCCTTGCCATGAAGCCGGTGTTCGATACGCTCGTCGACGCCGAGCTGATTGATCAAGTGCGGTTCACCCCGTCTGCCGAGTACGCGTTCCGACACCCGCTCATCCGGGCGGTCGTCTACGAATCGCAGCTGAAGACCGACCGCGCCGAATGGCACCGGCGCTTTGCGGCGGTGATCGAAGAGCGCGCGCCGGAGTCGGTGGAGGACAACGCAGCGCTGATCGCCGAACACCTCGAAGCAGCAGGCGAACTGCGAGCAGCGTACACCTGGCACATGCGCGCCGGCGCATGGCTCACCAACCGTGATCTGACCGCAGCCCGGCTCAGCTGGAGAAGAGCAAGCGGCATCGCCGATCTGATACCTGTCGACGATCCCGACCACCTGTCAATGCGAATAACTCCCCGGACCATGCTGTGCGCCACGGATTTACAGGCCCGTGAGGCGCAGGAGAGCCAGAGCCGCTTCGCGGAGCTGCGCGAATTATGCCGCACAGCCGGCGACGAGGTCTCGCTGGCCATCGGCATGAGCGGGCCGGCCACCGAACTCTTGTACGCGGGGCGTGTTCGTGAGGCGGCAAAACTTTCGTCCCAACAAAGGGCGCTCCTCGAGTCGATGGACGATCCCACCCCCGCCATGGCGTTGGCGGCCACCGCCTTCTGCTGCTGGCACGGTGTGCTTGACTTCAACCAAGTCTTGCAGTGGGCGCAGACGATAGTCGACCTTGCGGCTGGTGACCCCGTCAAGGGCGCAGGCTACGGCATCGGATCGCCCCTTGCGATCGCTTTGGCATGGCGGGGCACCGCTCGGTGGTGTCTGGGCGGCCCAGGCTGGCGAAGTGACCTGCACGATGCCGTCGCGCTGGCCCGACAAAGCAATGCGGAGACTCTCTCCGGCGCGATCGCGTGGACCTATGGTATGGCGATGCAGTACGGCGCACTCCGGGCTGATGCTTCCCTGTTGTGCGCCGCCGAGGAAGCGGTGCAGACGGCCCAGTGCGCGAGCAATGACCGCGCAATGGGATTGGCCGCGTACACACTTGCCGTCGGCATGCTGCTCCAGGATGACGCGGCCGACCGTCGACGCGGGCTCGACCTGATGTTGATGACCCGCGAAATCTGGCTGCGCAGGCGCATCCTCTTCCTCATCCCGGTCACCGACGTCTGGGCCGCCCAAGAATCGGTCAGGCGTGGCGATCGGGATGCCTCGATCAAGGCACTGCGCCGTGCCGTCGACGAACTGGGCGTCGGATACCCCTTCTATTGTGTGTGGGCTACCGGCGTTCTGGTAGAGACGTTGCTGGCGCGTGGCACCCAGGGCGACCTGGCCGAAGCCCACGAGGCGGTGAACTGGTTGGCGGCGCTGGCGGCAGAAAACGATTCGGTGCTGTTCGAGATCACGCTGCTGCGGCTGCGTGCGCTGTTGACCCGCGCTTACGGCGACGAGACCGCTTACCTGGACCTGGCGGGTCGCTACAGACAATGCGCTGAATCGCTTGGCTTCGAAGGACATCTGGCATGGGCCCGAGCGATGACGGACGGCCGCCGCTAG
- a CDS encoding PE-PPE domain-containing protein: MITVAPVAVSPISPAVRLSADSTALLVCGITCPTWDDAGVKAIMDRFVTPTHPDQTITPVAVTAPGESWPLTGVLRLLGSVFGDPRIFGPGGPSWPDEPWWKLSGLFDLTADQSIEAGAANLEAALTEYPSDSVVIYGLSLGAGVANVVKKKLAEQYPEGEAAPDVDFVLQGSVNVPNGGLYARFPGVYIPILDWTFNGPAPTDTVFDSVVISTQYDGFADFPLYPINLIADLNAVLGILYLHTRPFDVSLPADQTTSPAYQGTHGDSTFYFFETRDLPLFAPLRMLGVPEPLIDVVEPFFRVLVELGYDRSIPLWEPTPARLFPKLDAATVFASLGAAIGEGIDNALALVGLPPIPETAVPVIDAEPPAEVVETEVVQTLVTTTVAPHTEQAMPADAAEEDSMEAAAEDGHVSTTTDLPTGGGSEGTEAVEDSIEVADQEPTETTAVGTATSEGSSSASSMPKASAPAEESSSAGDSSADVDGGGSH; encoded by the coding sequence ATGATCACTGTTGCACCGGTCGCGGTTTCACCGATCTCGCCGGCCGTGAGACTGTCTGCTGACTCCACCGCGCTGCTGGTGTGCGGTATCACCTGTCCGACCTGGGACGACGCCGGCGTTAAGGCGATCATGGACAGGTTCGTAACGCCGACTCATCCGGATCAGACCATCACGCCGGTCGCGGTGACGGCTCCAGGGGAGTCTTGGCCGCTCACCGGGGTGTTGCGGCTTCTCGGGTCTGTGTTCGGGGATCCCAGAATCTTTGGGCCCGGCGGTCCATCCTGGCCCGATGAGCCGTGGTGGAAGCTCTCTGGGTTGTTCGACCTCACCGCTGATCAATCGATCGAGGCGGGGGCCGCCAACCTGGAAGCTGCCTTAACCGAATATCCCTCCGACAGTGTCGTGATTTACGGCCTGTCACTGGGTGCGGGCGTTGCCAACGTCGTCAAGAAGAAGCTAGCTGAGCAATACCCGGAGGGCGAGGCGGCGCCCGATGTCGACTTCGTGCTGCAAGGTTCGGTCAATGTGCCCAACGGCGGCTTGTATGCCCGGTTCCCGGGCGTCTACATCCCGATTCTCGATTGGACGTTCAACGGGCCTGCGCCGACCGACACCGTCTTCGACTCGGTCGTGATTTCCACGCAGTACGACGGCTTCGCCGACTTTCCGTTGTATCCGATCAACCTCATCGCCGATCTGAACGCCGTCCTGGGCATCCTCTACCTACACACGCGTCCTTTCGACGTCAGCTTGCCGGCAGATCAGACGACTTCGCCGGCGTACCAAGGCACCCATGGTGACTCCACCTTCTACTTCTTCGAGACCCGGGATCTGCCGTTGTTTGCTCCGCTACGCATGCTCGGTGTGCCCGAGCCGCTGATCGATGTGGTCGAGCCGTTCTTCAGGGTGCTCGTCGAACTCGGTTATGACCGCAGCATCCCGCTGTGGGAGCCGACACCTGCGCGGTTGTTCCCGAAACTCGACGCGGCGACGGTGTTCGCCTCTCTCGGCGCCGCGATCGGTGAAGGCATCGACAACGCGTTGGCTCTGGTCGGCTTGCCGCCGATACCCGAAACCGCCGTCCCTGTTATCGATGCGGAACCACCTGCCGAAGTCGTTGAGACAGAGGTCGTTCAGACCTTGGTGACTACGACCGTCGCGCCCCACACCGAGCAGGCGATGCCGGCTGACGCCGCCGAGGAGGATTCGATGGAAGCCGCGGCTGAAGACGGACATGTATCTACGACCACCGATCTGCCAACTGGTGGCGGGTCGGAAGGCACTGAGGCGGTTGAAGACTCGATCGAAGTAGCGGACCAGGAGCCGACCGAAACTACGGCTGTCGGAACGGCGACGTCTGAGGGGTCGTCGTCCGCCTCGTCAATGCCGAAGGCTTCGGCGCCTGCTGAAGAAAGTTCCTCAGCAGGTGATTCGTCCGCAGACGTTGATGGAGGTGGCTCTCATTGA
- the era gene encoding GTPase Era, with amino-acid sequence MSSAAEFRSGFVCFVGRPNTGKSTLTNALVGEKVAITSNRPQTTRHTIRGIVHRDDFQIVLVDTPGLHRPRTLLGERLNELVKNTYSEVDVIGLCIPADEKIGPGDRWIFEQIRAVAPRTTLIAIVTKIDKVSKDRVGEQLLAVSELVGPETEIVPVSATSGIQLDVLTNVLVAQLPPGPAFYPDGELTDEPEEVLMAELIREAALEGVRDELPHSLAVVIDEVEQREGRPEDDPLIDVRAILYVERDSQKGIVIGKGGARLREVGTAARTQIETLLGTKVYLDLRVKIAKNWQRDPKQLGRLGF; translated from the coding sequence GTGAGCTCGGCCGCCGAATTCCGTTCGGGCTTCGTCTGTTTCGTCGGTAGGCCGAACACGGGAAAGTCGACGCTGACCAACGCGCTGGTCGGGGAGAAGGTCGCGATCACGTCGAACCGGCCGCAGACCACCCGGCACACCATTCGCGGCATCGTCCATCGCGACGACTTTCAGATCGTCCTGGTCGACACGCCAGGCCTGCACCGGCCCCGCACGCTGCTCGGCGAGCGGCTCAACGAGCTGGTCAAGAACACCTACTCCGAGGTCGACGTCATCGGATTGTGCATCCCGGCCGACGAGAAAATCGGGCCGGGGGATCGCTGGATCTTCGAGCAGATCCGCGCCGTCGCACCGAGAACGACCCTGATCGCGATCGTCACCAAGATCGACAAGGTGTCCAAGGATCGGGTCGGCGAACAGCTGCTCGCCGTGAGCGAGTTGGTGGGACCCGAGACCGAGATCGTGCCGGTGTCGGCGACCTCAGGTATCCAGCTCGACGTGCTCACCAATGTGCTTGTCGCCCAACTGCCGCCGGGTCCCGCGTTCTATCCCGACGGCGAGCTCACCGACGAGCCCGAAGAAGTGCTGATGGCCGAGCTGATCCGCGAGGCGGCACTGGAAGGTGTGCGCGACGAACTCCCGCACTCGCTGGCAGTGGTGATCGACGAGGTGGAGCAGCGAGAAGGCCGCCCCGAGGACGATCCGCTGATCGACGTGCGCGCCATCCTCTATGTCGAGCGAGATTCGCAGAAGGGCATCGTGATCGGCAAGGGTGGCGCCCGCCTACGTGAGGTCGGTACCGCCGCCCGCACCCAGATCGAGACACTGCTGGGCACCAAGGTCTATCTCGACCTGCGCGTCAAGATCGCGAAGAATTGGCAGCGCGATCCCAAACAGCTTGGCCGGCTCGGCTTCTGA
- a CDS encoding hemolysin family protein translates to MNPAGQLISAIVLVLFGGLFAAMDAALSTVSMARVEELVRDERPGAVRLSRVMLERPRYINLIVLLRITCEVSATVLLAAFLDGGLGVTWGLVAAAAIMAVVSFVAVGVGPRTLGRQNAYTIALVTALPLQAISVLLLPVSRLLVLIGNALTPGRGFRNGPFASEIELREVVDLAQQRGVVADDERRMIQSVFELGDTPAREVMVPRTEMVWIESEKTAGQATSLAVRSGHSRIPVIGENVDDVIGVVYLKDLVQKTYYSTNGGRDTRVTDVMRKAAFVPDSKPLDELLREMQRDRVHMVLLVDEYGAIAGLVTIEDVLEEIVGEIADEYDTDEVAPVEELGDGQYRVSARLPIEDLGELYDIEFGEDFDVDTVGGLVAFELGRVPLPGAEVTWDRLRLRAEGGPDPRGRVRIGTVLVSPVEPQDTNGEGHE, encoded by the coding sequence GTGAACCCTGCCGGTCAACTCATCAGCGCGATCGTGCTGGTCTTGTTCGGCGGACTGTTCGCCGCCATGGATGCGGCGCTGAGCACGGTGTCGATGGCCCGCGTCGAGGAGCTGGTCCGCGACGAGCGGCCGGGGGCGGTGCGCCTTTCCCGGGTGATGCTCGAACGGCCCCGCTACATCAACCTCATCGTGCTGCTGCGCATCACCTGCGAGGTCAGCGCCACCGTGCTGCTGGCCGCATTCCTCGACGGCGGGCTCGGCGTCACATGGGGACTGGTCGCGGCGGCGGCGATCATGGCGGTCGTCAGTTTCGTCGCTGTCGGTGTTGGCCCGCGCACCCTGGGCAGGCAGAACGCCTACACCATCGCCCTCGTGACGGCGCTTCCGCTGCAAGCGATTTCAGTCCTGCTGCTGCCGGTGAGCCGGCTGCTCGTGTTGATCGGTAACGCGCTGACGCCCGGCCGTGGCTTCCGCAACGGCCCGTTCGCCTCCGAGATCGAGCTGCGTGAGGTCGTCGACCTGGCCCAGCAGCGCGGTGTCGTCGCCGACGACGAGCGCCGGATGATCCAGTCGGTGTTCGAGCTCGGAGACACCCCTGCCCGCGAGGTCATGGTCCCGCGCACCGAGATGGTGTGGATCGAGAGCGAGAAGACCGCCGGTCAGGCCACCTCGCTGGCGGTGCGCAGCGGGCACTCCCGCATCCCGGTGATCGGCGAGAACGTCGACGACGTCATCGGCGTTGTGTACCTCAAGGACCTCGTCCAGAAGACGTACTACTCGACCAACGGCGGCCGCGACACCCGGGTCACCGACGTGATGCGCAAGGCTGCGTTCGTCCCCGACTCCAAGCCGCTGGACGAGCTGCTGCGTGAGATGCAGCGCGACCGCGTTCACATGGTGCTGCTGGTCGACGAATACGGCGCGATCGCGGGACTGGTGACGATCGAGGACGTGCTCGAGGAGATCGTCGGCGAGATCGCCGACGAGTACGACACCGACGAGGTGGCGCCGGTCGAGGAGCTCGGTGACGGCCAGTACCGGGTGTCGGCCCGGCTCCCGATCGAAGACCTCGGCGAGCTCTACGACATCGAGTTCGGCGAGGACTTCGACGTCGACACCGTCGGCGGGCTGGTCGCCTTCGAGCTGGGCCGGGTACCACTGCCGGGTGCCGAGGTGACGTGGGACCGTCTGCGGCTGCGTGCCGAGGGCGGACCGGATCCGCGGGGCCGGGTCAGGATCGGCACCGTGCTGGTCAGCCCCGTCGAACCGCAGGACACCAACGGAGAAGGACACGAATGA
- the ybeY gene encoding rRNA maturation RNase YbeY, with amino-acid sequence MSIEVSNESGIDVSEEELVSVARFVIRKMDVHPAAELSMVLLDTPAMADLHMRWMDLPGPTDVMSFPMDELEPGGRPDSPEPGPSMLGDIVLCPEFAATQAADAGHTLGQELALLTVHGVLHLLGYDHAEPDEEKEMFALQRELLEEWVAEQVEAYHQDRQNDKDRRLLDKSRYFDRPHPGDHPHPGDEVNFGDES; translated from the coding sequence ATGAGCATCGAGGTGTCCAACGAATCGGGCATCGACGTTTCCGAAGAGGAATTGGTCAGCGTCGCCCGTTTTGTCATCCGCAAGATGGACGTGCATCCGGCCGCTGAACTGTCAATGGTGCTGCTGGACACCCCGGCGATGGCCGATCTGCACATGCGCTGGATGGATCTGCCCGGTCCGACCGACGTGATGAGCTTCCCGATGGACGAGCTCGAGCCCGGCGGGCGGCCGGACTCGCCCGAGCCGGGACCGTCGATGCTCGGTGACATCGTGCTGTGCCCCGAGTTCGCGGCCACGCAGGCCGCCGACGCGGGACACACCCTCGGCCAGGAGCTGGCGTTGCTCACGGTGCACGGCGTACTGCACCTGCTGGGTTACGACCACGCCGAACCCGATGAGGAAAAAGAGATGTTCGCCCTGCAGCGCGAACTGCTCGAAGAATGGGTCGCCGAACAGGTCGAGGCCTACCACCAGGACCGGCAGAATGACAAGGACCGCCGGCTGCTCGACAAATCCCGGTACTTCGATCGTCCACACCCCGGCGATCATCCACACCCCGGCGATGAAGTGAACTTCGGCGACGAATCGTGA
- a CDS encoding PhoH family protein translates to MSPRENARSDASDASVRSSSRIDVPPALVMGLLGSSDENLRALESMLAADIHARGNAVSLTGEPADVALAERVIAELVEVVGSGQPLTPDTVRRSVAMLAGSVEESPAEVLTLDILSRRGKTIRPKTLNQKRYVDAIDKHTVVFGIGPAGTGKTYLAMAKAVAALQSKQVSRIILTRPAVEAGESLGFLPGTLYEKIDPYLRPLYDALHDMMDPELIPKLMTAGVIEVAPLAFMRGRTLNDAFIILDEAQNTTAEQMKMFLTRLGFNSKIVVTGDITQVDLPGNASSGLRAAMRILDGIDDIHFAELTSADVVRHRLVAEIVDAYARAEEPTLMNRAERRSHSAGRPRR, encoded by the coding sequence GTGTCGCCCCGCGAGAACGCACGCTCGGACGCATCTGACGCCTCGGTCCGAAGCAGCAGCAGGATCGATGTGCCGCCCGCTCTGGTCATGGGCCTGTTGGGTTCCTCCGACGAGAATCTTCGCGCGCTTGAGTCGATGCTCGCCGCTGATATCCACGCCCGCGGCAATGCCGTCTCTCTGACGGGCGAACCCGCCGACGTCGCGCTCGCCGAGCGCGTCATCGCCGAGCTGGTCGAGGTGGTGGGCAGCGGCCAGCCGCTGACCCCGGACACGGTCCGGCGCAGCGTGGCGATGCTGGCGGGAAGTGTCGAGGAGTCGCCCGCCGAGGTGCTGACGCTGGACATCCTGTCGCGTCGCGGTAAGACGATCCGGCCCAAGACGCTGAACCAGAAGCGCTACGTCGACGCGATCGACAAGCACACCGTCGTGTTCGGTATCGGGCCGGCCGGCACCGGCAAGACCTACCTCGCGATGGCCAAGGCTGTCGCCGCGTTGCAGTCCAAGCAGGTCAGCCGCATCATCCTGACCCGCCCCGCGGTGGAGGCCGGTGAGTCGCTGGGCTTTCTGCCGGGCACGCTCTACGAGAAGATCGACCCGTACCTGCGCCCGCTGTACGACGCGCTGCACGACATGATGGACCCGGAGCTGATCCCCAAGCTGATGACTGCCGGCGTGATCGAGGTGGCGCCGCTGGCATTCATGCGAGGCAGGACGCTCAACGATGCGTTCATCATTCTCGACGAGGCGCAGAACACCACCGCCGAGCAGATGAAGATGTTCCTCACCCGCCTCGGTTTCAACTCGAAAATCGTTGTGACAGGCGATATCACGCAGGTTGACCTGCCCGGCAACGCCTCGTCGGGTCTTCGCGCCGCCATGCGCATCCTCGACGGTATCGACGACATCCACTTCGCCGAGCTCACCAGTGCCGACGTCGTCCGGCACCGCTTGGTGGCCGAAATCGTGGACGCCTACGCCAGGGCCGAGGAGCCGACTCTGATGAACCGGGCCGAGCGGCGCTCGCACAGCGCCGGACGCCCACGTAGGTAA